From a single Portunus trituberculatus isolate SZX2019 chromosome 15, ASM1759143v1, whole genome shotgun sequence genomic region:
- the LOC123504227 gene encoding trafficking protein particle complex subunit 3-like — protein MSRQGLRPADPKKVSGELFTLTYGSLVAQLLKDYENVDDVNRQLERMGYNIGMRLIEDFLARANPGRCYDLRDTADKIQQAFKLYLGVSPSIGSWNPGGDEFSVVLETNPLAEFVELPDHCLGLRYSNILAGIIRGACEMVQMEVMAWFIADQLKGDNVTEIRIKFVKRLEDAIPAGED, from the exons AGTGGAGAGCTGTTCACATTGACCTATGGATCACTTGTAGCACAGCTGTTGAAGGATTACGAAAATGTTGATGATGTGAATCGTCAGCTGGAAAGAATGGGTTACAATATTGGCATGAGACTCATTGAAGACTTTCTTGCCCGAGCTAACCCAGGCAGATGCTATGACCTCCGGGACACAGCAGATAAAAtacag CAAGCTTTCAAGCTTTACCTTGGAGTATCACCAAGCATTGGAAGCTGGAATCCTGGTGGTGATGAATTTTCTGTTGTGTTAGAAACCAACCCCTTAGCAGAATTTGTAGAGTTGCCAGACCACTGCCTTGGCCTCAGGTACTCCAACATCCTGGCTGGAATAATCCGAGGAGCCTGTGAAATG GTACAAATGGAGGTGATGGCTTGGTTCATCGCAGACCAGCTAAAAGGAGACAATGTGACAGAGATCCGCATCAAGTTTGTGAAAAGATTAGAGGATGCCATTCCAGCAGGTGAAGATTGA